One segment of Zymoseptoria tritici IPO323 chromosome 2, whole genome shotgun sequence DNA contains the following:
- a CDS encoding 40S ribosomal protein S29, with the protein MSHESVWYCRPRTYGKGSRECRVCTHQAGLIRKYGLNICRQCFREKAADIGFTKHR; encoded by the exons ATGTCTCACGAATCCGTCTGGTACTGCCGCCCACGCACCTACGGCAAGGGCTCCCGCGAGTG CCGTGTCTGCACCCACCAGGCCGGTCTCATCCGCAAGTACGGACTCAACATCTGCCGTCAATGCTTCCGCGAGAAGGCTGCCGACATCGGTTTCACCAAG CACCGTTAA